CGTGGCCTCGACGCCCACCCTCTTCCACTCCGGCACCCAGCACCCGCAGCTCTCGTCCTGCTACCTGACCACCATCGACGACGACCTGAAGCACATCTTCAAGTCCCTGGGGGACAACTCCCAGCTTTCCAAGTGGTCCGGCGGCATCGGCAACGACTGGTCCAACATTCGCGCCACCGGTTCCCCCATCAAGACCACCAACGTGGAGAGCCAGGGCGTCATCCCGTTCCTCAAGATCGCCAACGACGTCACCATGGCGATCAATCGCAGCGGCAAGCGCCGGGGGGCCACTTGCGCCTACCTCGAAACCTGGCACCTGGACATCGAGGACTTCCTCGATCTGCGCAAGAACACCGGCGACGAGCGCCGCCGCACCCACGACATGAACACCTCCAACTGGATTCCGGACCTGTTCATGAAGCGGGTGCTGGAGGACGGTGAGTGGACCCTCTTCTCCCCCGACGAGGTGCCGGACCTGCACCACATCTACGGCCGCCGCTTCGAGGAGCGCTACATCGAGTACGAAGCGCGGGCCAAGCGCGGTGAGATGACCCTGTGGAAGACCGTCTCGGCGGTGCAGCTATGGCGCAAGATGCTCACCATGCTCTTCGAGACCGGTCATCCCTGGATCACCTTCAAGGACGCCTGCAACGTACGCTCGCCCCAGGACCACGTGGGGGTCATCCACAGCTCCAACCTGTGCACCGAGATCACCCTCAACACCTCGGCGGAAGAGACCGCGGTGTGCAACCTGGGATCGGTGAATCTGGCCCGCCACTTCACCGCGGACGGCATGGATCGGGAGATGCTGGCGAGCACAGTGCGCACCGCCATCCGCATGCTCGACAACGTCATCGACATCAACTTCTATCCCACCCAGGAGGCGCGCAACTCGAACCTCAAGCATCGCCCCATCGGCCTCGGCGTGATGGGCTTCCAGGATGCCCTGTTCAAGCTCAACGTGCCGTTCTCCTCGCAGCGCGCGCTGGAGCTGGCGGACGAGACGCAGGAGGTGATCTCCTACTACGCCATCCTGGCCTCTTCGGAGCTGGCGGCGGAGCGGGAGCCCTATCCCTCCTACCAGGGTTCGAAGTGGGATCGGGGCATCTTCCCCCTCGACACCCTGGATCTGCTGGAGGAGGAGCGCGGCGTGCCGGTGGAGATCTCCCGGGCCCAGCGCATGGATTGGGAGCCGGTGCGCGATCATGTGCGCCAGCACGGCATGCGCAACTCCAACACCATGGCGGTGGCCCCCACCGCCACCATCTCCAACATCTCCGGCTGCTTCCCGTGCATCGAGCCGATCTACAAGAACATCTACGTCAAGGCCAATATCAGCGGCGAGTTCACCATCGTCAACTCCTACCTGGTGGAGGACCTCAAGGTGCTGGGGCTGTGGGACGAGGAGATGCTCGACAAGCTCAAGTACTACGACGGCAACATCTCCCAGATCCAGGAGATCCCGGACGATCTGAAGGAGAAGTACCGCGAGGCCTTCGAGATCGATCCCGTGTGGTGCCTCAAGCTCACCGCCGCCCGCGGCAAGTGGATCGACCAGAGCCAATCCCACAACGTCTTCATCAAGGGTGTTTCGGGCAAGAAGCTCCACGACACCTATGTCGCCGCCTGGCGTTTCGGCCTGAAGACCACCTACTACCTGCGCTCCCTGGGCGCGACCCAGATCGAGAAGTCGACCCTGGACGCGTCCAAATACGGCTACACCCAGAAGCGCGAGTACGCCGCCACGGCCGCCTCGCCGCCGGCGGCGGTGCCCGCTACGGCCCCTGCTGCCGCGGTGCCGGCTGCCGCTGAGGCTCCAAGCCCCGCCGTCCCGGCGGCCACCCCGTCTTCTGGCACCCCGTCTTCTGGCACCCCGTCTGCTGGCACCCCGTCTGCTGGCGTCGGTCGCCGCAGCGCTCCCTCTCTGATGCCTTCGGCGCCGGATTCGGGCCCCCAGGGGGGCGGGCAGGAGGCGCCGCGGTCGGGAGCGAAGAAACCGGAGCCTCAGCTTTGCCGCATCGACGACCCGGAATGTGAGGCTTGCCAATAGGCCATTCGTTCAGGTTCTTTGAAAGACCGTGTCTCTCTCGAGCACGGTGTTCTTTTGAAGACAGTGATTCTTTGGAAATCAGTTGACCGCCCGCCCCGAGCTCGCTTTCCGCGCCTCGGGGCGGCGTCCCGGAGGTCCCCCGATCATGCCCATCATCAATAGCTCCAAGACCGATCCCAACAAGATTCTGCCCATGACCTACAAGTGGGCGCGGCAGCACTACAAGGACGGCATCGCCAACAATTGGACGCCGGAAGAAGTGTCCATGC
This DNA window, taken from Acidobacteriota bacterium, encodes the following:
- a CDS encoding ribonucleoside-diphosphate reductase subunit alpha, coding for MRALKVVKRTGEVVGFDSDRIRNAIVRAVAALGTEVPDASLDQIVDDITDEVDNRFNEFYPNVENIQDIVEKHLVRQGLYEIAKAYILYRAERQKVRLEAKRRAIESARLGKLTVKRDDGRTVLFNVKYVHDAVLAAAEALGSMPGIDVPDVDPVVREVVNNVYDEIPTGRISQAMVMAAAAFIERDPAYSYLAARLLLRKLYRDHLRRSLHGEELESAYRGAFVEVLRSGVEAGLYNPKLLEFDLERITAHLRPERDELFHYLGIQTLSERYLMRKDDRILELPQHFWMRVAMGLAINEPEPEQRALEFYELLSQLRYVASTPTLFHSGTQHPQLSSCYLTTIDDDLKHIFKSLGDNSQLSKWSGGIGNDWSNIRATGSPIKTTNVESQGVIPFLKIANDVTMAINRSGKRRGATCAYLETWHLDIEDFLDLRKNTGDERRRTHDMNTSNWIPDLFMKRVLEDGEWTLFSPDEVPDLHHIYGRRFEERYIEYEARAKRGEMTLWKTVSAVQLWRKMLTMLFETGHPWITFKDACNVRSPQDHVGVIHSSNLCTEITLNTSAEETAVCNLGSVNLARHFTADGMDREMLASTVRTAIRMLDNVIDINFYPTQEARNSNLKHRPIGLGVMGFQDALFKLNVPFSSQRALELADETQEVISYYAILASSELAAEREPYPSYQGSKWDRGIFPLDTLDLLEEERGVPVEISRAQRMDWEPVRDHVRQHGMRNSNTMAVAPTATISNISGCFPCIEPIYKNIYVKANISGEFTIVNSYLVEDLKVLGLWDEEMLDKLKYYDGNISQIQEIPDDLKEKYREAFEIDPVWCLKLTAARGKWIDQSQSHNVFIKGVSGKKLHDTYVAAWRFGLKTTYYLRSLGATQIEKSTLDASKYGYTQKREYAATAASPPAAVPATAPAAAVPAAAEAPSPAVPAATPSSGTPSSGTPSAGTPSAGVGRRSAPSLMPSAPDSGPQGGGQEAPRSGAKKPEPQLCRIDDPECEACQ